From the genome of Apus apus isolate bApuApu2 chromosome 19, bApuApu2.pri.cur, whole genome shotgun sequence, one region includes:
- the EDF1 gene encoding endothelial differentiation-related factor 1 gives MAESDWDTVTVLRKKGPSAAQAKSKQAILAAQRRGEDVETSKKWAAGQNKQHFITKNTAKLDRETEELHHDRVPLEVGKVIQQGRQSKGMTQKDLATKINEKPQVIADYESGRAIPNNQVMGKIERAIGLKLRGKDIGKPLETGPKGK, from the exons ATGGCGGAGAGCGACTGGGACACGGTCACGGTGCTGCGCAAGAAGGGCCCCAGCGCGGCCCAAGCCAAGTCCAAGCAG gcGATCCTGGCAGCCCAGCGGCGCGGAGAGGATGTGGAGACCTCCAAGAAGT GGGCAGCAGGCCAGAACAAACAACACTTTATTACAAAGAACACGGCCAAGCTCGACCGAGAGACTGAAGAGCTGCACCATGACAGAGTTCCCCTGGAGGTGGGCAAAGTGATCCAGCAGGGCCGGCAGAGCAAGGGCATGACACAGAAGGACTTGGCCACG AAAATCAATGAAAAACCACAAGTTATTGCTGACTACGAATCTGGAAGAGCAATCCCCAACAACCAGGTTATGGGCAAGATTGAAAGAGCCATTG GCCTTAAACTGCGTGGGAAGGATATTGGAAAACCGCTGGAAACCGGCCCCAAAGGGAAATGA